One Glycine soja cultivar W05 chromosome 2, ASM419377v2, whole genome shotgun sequence genomic region harbors:
- the LOC114404099 gene encoding calcium-dependent protein kinase 26-like → MGNTCRGSLKGKYSQGLSQPEDHSKPTTTHSDPSSDHPSTKQSAENYNNNNYLPFNAKRESIMRRGLDNQAYYVLGHKTPNIRDLYTLGRKLGQGQFGTTYLCTENATSIEYACKSISKRKLISKEDVEDVRREIQIMHHLAGHKNIVTIKGAYEDPLYVHIVMELCSGGELFDRIIQRGHYTERKAADLTKIIVGVVEACHSLGVMHRDLKPENFLLVNKDDDFSLKAIDFGLSVFFKPGQVFTDVVGSPYYVAPEVLLKHYGPEADVWTAGVILYILLSGVPPFWAETQQGIFDAVLKGLIDFDSDPWPLISDSAKDLIRKMLCSRPSERLTAHQVLCHPWICENGVAPDRSLDPAVLSRLKQFSAMNKLKKMALRVIAESLSEEEIAGLREMFQAMDTDNSGAITFDELKAGLRRYGSTLKDIEIRDLMEAADVDKSGTIDYGEFIAATVHLNKLEREEHLIAAFQYFDKDGSGYITVDELQQACAEQNMTDAFLEDIIREVDQDNDGRIDYGEFAAMMQKGNAGIGRRTMRNSLNLSMRDAPSAQ, encoded by the exons ATGGGCAACACTTGCCGCGGATCTTTGAAAGGTAAATATTCTCAGGGCTTGAGCCAGCCCGAAGACCATTCAAAGCCCACCACCACCCATTCTGATCCCTCCTCCGACCACCCCTCTACCAAGCAATCTGCAGAaaactacaacaacaacaactatctTCCCTTCAACGCCAAGAGAGAGTCCATCATGCGCCGCGGCCTCGACAACCAAGCCTATTATGTCTTGGGCCATAAGACTCCCAACATTCGTGATCTATACACTCTTGGCCGTAAATTGGGACAGGGCCAATTTGGTACCACTTATTTATGCACCGAGAATGCTACCTCCATTGAATATGCCTGCAAATCCATCTCCAAAAGGAAGTTGATTTCCAAGGAGGACGTTGAGGACGTTAGGAGGGAAATTCAGATAATGCATCATTTAGCTGGTCACAAGAACATTGTCACCATCAAGGGTGCTTATGAGGATCCACTCTATGTTCATATTGTCATGGAGCTTTGTTCCGGGGGTGAGTTGTTTGATCGCATCATCCAGAGGGGCCACTATACCGAGAGGAAGGCCGCTGACTTGACCAAAATTATTGTTGGTGTTGTTGAGGCTTGCCATTCCCTTGGGGTCATGCATAGAGATCTCAAGCCTGAAAACTTTCTCTTGGtcaacaaagatgatgatttcTCTCTTAAAGCCATTGACTTTGGCCTCTCCGTTTTCTTCAAACCCG GTCAAGTTTTCACTGATGTAGTCGGCAGCCCATACTATGTTGCTCCTGAGGTTCTCCTCAAACATTATGGGCCTGAAGCAGATGTGTGGACAGCGGGTGTCATACTGTACATATTGCTTAGTGGAGTGCCGCCATTTTGGGCAG AGACCCAGCAGGGTATATTTGATGCAGTATTGAAGGGACTTATAGATTTTGACTCAGATCCTTGGCCTCTAATATCTGACAGTGCAAAAGATCTGATTAGAAAGATGCTGTGTTCTCGGCCTTCAGAACGGTTGACTGCTCATCAAGTGTTAT GTCATCCTTGGATATGTGAAAATGGAGTTGCCCCTGACAGGTCACTGGACCCTGCTGTTCTTTCTCGTCTCAAACAGTTTTCTGCTATGAATAAGCTAAAGAAGATGGCTCTGCGA GTGATTGCTGAAAGTCTATCCGAAGAGGAGATTGCCGGTTTGAGAGAAATGTTTCAGGCTATGGATACTGATAACAGTGGTGCAATCACTTTCGATGAACTCAAAGCTGGTCTAAGAAGATATGGGTCTACCCTTAAGGATATAGAAATACGTGATCTTATGGAAGCG GCTGATGTGGACAAAAGTGGAACCATAGACTATGGGGAGTTTATTGCTGCAACAGTTCATCTCAACAAACTAGAGCGTGAAGAACATCTCATTGCAGCATTCCAATATTTTGACAAGGATGGTAGTGGGTACATTACAGTTGATGAACTTCAACAAGCTTGTGCAGAACAAAACATGACTGACGCTTTTCTTGAAGACATCATTAGAGAAGTTGATCAAGATAAT GATGGAAGGATTGATTATGGTGAATTTGCTGCCATGATGCAAAAAGGCAACGCTGGAATTGGTAGGAGAACTATGCGCAACAGTCTGAATTTAAGCATGAGAGATGCACCAAGTGCTCAATAG
- the LOC114404124 gene encoding uncharacterized protein LOC114404124, whose protein sequence is MSSMGESQQRSLFGSTKASSLPVSTSRSDSEGGLRRRLSSLSLKIQLESPNSSSWSFPRSKSLSSMGDYARTWWDWSWAWILSRKLIFATDLEMNDQETKLLASHNRGTWRHVFYKLRSEIRRFINTSDHTTLPKTYHHKSTPQVFS, encoded by the coding sequence atgAGCTCCATGGGTGAGAGCCAGCAGCGGAGCTTGTTTGGGAGTACAAAGGCATCGTCTCTGCCAGTGTCAACGTCGCGTTCAGACTCTGAAGGAGGCCTTCGCAGACGTCTTTCTTCTCTGTCTCTGAAGATCCAATTAGAGAGCCCGAATTCCTCCTCATGGTCATTTCCCAGATCCAAGTCCCTCTCATCCATGGGTGACTATGCAAGGACATGGTGGGACTGGAGCTGGGCCTGGATCCTCTCCAGGAAGCTCATCTTCGCTACAGATCTCGAAATGAACGACCAGGAAACCAAGCTCCTTGCTTCTCATAACAGGGGCACTTGGAGACATGTTTTCTATAAGCTGCGCTCTGAGATCAGAAGGTTCATCAATACTTCTGATCACACCACTCTTCCCAAAACCTACCACCACAAGTCCACTCCTCAAGTCTTCTCATAA
- the LOC114404087 gene encoding monosaccharide-sensing protein 2-like has product MSGAGAVLVAVAAAIGNLLQGWDNATIAGSILYIKREFNLQSEPTIEGLIVAMSLIGATVVTTCSGPLSDFLGRRPMLIISSVLYFASSLVMLWSPNVYILLFARLLDGLGIGLAVTLVPLYISETAPPEIRGLLNTLPQFTGSAGMFFSYCMVFAMSLTKAPNWRLMLGVLSIPSLIYFALTLFFLPESPRWLVSKGRMLEAKKVLQRLRGRQDVAGEMALLVEGLGVGRDTAIEEYIIGPAVNEFSEAEQIKLYGTAEGVSWIAKPVTGQSSIGLVSRKGSMANQSGLVDPLVKLFGSVHEKLPETGSMRSALFPHFGSMFSVGGNQPRNEDWDEESIARDGEGDDYVSDANEDSDDNLQSPLISRQATSVDRDMPAPGQGSSMIGGGWQLAWKWSETEGVFKRIYLHQEGGPTGSSRRGSLISLPGGDGDGEIVQVAALVSQSALYNKELMHQQPVGPAMIHPSQTSAKGPSWSDLFEPGVKHALIVGVGIQILQQFSGINGVLYYTPQILEQAGVGYLLSNLGLGSTSASFLISSVTTLLMLPCIAVAMRLMDISGRRTLLLTTIPVLIVSLLILVIGSLVELDSTINAFISTSSVIVYFCCFVMGFGPIPNILCSEIFPTRVRGLCIAICALTFWICDIIVTYTLPVMLNSVGLGGVFGMYAVVCIIAWVFVFLKVPETKGMPLEVIIEFFSVGAKQAQVANNINT; this is encoded by the exons ATGAGCGGAGCTGGAGCTGTTCTTGTTGCTGTGGCTGCTGCTATCGGCAACTTGCTGCAAGGATGGGATAATGCCACCATTGCag GATCTATTTTGTACATAAAGAGGGAGTTTAATCTTCAAAGTGAACCCACAATAGAAGGTCTAATTGTGGCCATGTCACTTATTGGAGCCACTGTCGTTACCACATGCTCTGGACCCTTATCAGACTTTCTAGGCCGACGTCCTATGTTGATCATTTCCTCTGTCCTTTATTTTGCTAGTTCTCTGGTCATGCTATGGTCTCCaaatgtttatattctcctctTTGCAAGGCTTTTAGATGGATTAGGCATTGGTTTGGCAGTCACCTTGGTACCTCTTTACATATCAGAGACAGCTCCACCCGAGATCAGGGGATTACTAAATACTCTTCCGCAGTTCACTGGTTCTGCTGGAATGTTCTTTTCCTACTGTATGGTCTTTGCTATGTCACTCACCAAGGCCCCAAATTGGAGACTCATGTTGGGTGTTCTTTCAATTCCCtctctcatttattttgcaCTCACGCTATTCTTCTTGCCTGAATCTCCAAGATGGCTTGTCAGCAAAGGCCGGATGCTAGAGGCCAAGAAGGTTTTGCAACGACTTCGCGGCAGACAAGATGTCGCTG GTGAGATGGCTTTACTAGTTGAGGGTCTTGGAGTTGGGCGTGATACCGCTATAGAagagtacataattggtccagCGGTCAATGAATTCAGTGAGGCAGAGCAGATCAAATTGTATGGGACAGCAGAAGGTGTATCCTGGATTGCTAAACCAGTCACTGGACAAAGTTCCATTGGTCTTGTATCTCGGAAGGGAAGCATGGCAAATCAAAGTGGTCTAGTGGACCCTCTAGTGAAACTCTTTGGTAGTGTCCATGAGAAGCTCCCAGAAACAGGAAGCATGCGAAGCGCACTTTTTCCACATTTTGGAAGCATGTTTAGTGTTGGGGGAAATCAACCTAGGAATGAAGATTGGGATGAAGAAAGCATAGCCAGagatggagagggagatgattaTGTATCTGATGCCAACGAGGATTCCGATGACAATTTGCAGAGTCCATTAATCTCACGTCAAGCAACAAGTGTGGATAGGGACATGCCTGCTCCTGGCCAGGGAAGCAGCATGATTGGTGGTGGATGGCAGCTAGCATGGAAATGGTCTGAAACAGAAGGTGTTTTCAAGAGAATATATTTACACCAAGAAGGTGGTCCAACTGGATCTAGTAGACGTGGGTCTCTCATTTCACTTCCAGGtggtgatggtgatggtgaGATTGTCCAGGTTGCCGCTCTAGTGAGTCAGTCAGCCCTTTACAACAAGGAGCTTATGCATCAGCAGCCAGTTGGACCAGCCATGATTCATCCATCCCAAACATCTGCAAAAGGGCCAAGTTGGAGTGACCTTTTTGAGCCTGGAGTGAAGCATGCACTGATTGTGGGGGTGGGgattcaaattcttcaacag TTCTCTGGTATAAATGGGGTGCTCTACTATACACCTCAAATTCTTGAGCAGGCAGGTGTTGGGTATCTTCTTTCAAACCTGGGCCTCGGTTCTACTTCTGCATCTTTTCTTATTAGCAGTGTGACAACCTTGTTGATGTTACCCTGTATAGCTGTGGCCATGAGACTCATGGATATATCTGGCAGAAG aaCCTTGCTGCTGACTACAATCCCCGTCTTGATAGTATCACTTCTCATATTAGTAATAGGGAGTCTTGTGGAATTGGACAGTACTATAAATGCTTTTATCTCAACTTCGAGTGTTATTGTCTACTTCTGTTGTTTCGTCATGGGCTTTGGGCCAATTCCTAATATCCTTTGTTCAGAGATCTTCCCTACTCGAGTTCGTGGTCTATGCATAGCTATATGTGCTCTTACATTTTGGATATGTGACATCATAGTCACCTACACGCTCCCAGTTATGCTTAATTCTGTGGGCCTTGGTGGTGTCTTTGGTATGTATGCGGTTGTGTGCATCATAGCTTGGGTGTTTGTCTTCTTAAAAGTTCCAGAAACCAAGGGCATGCCACTGGAAGTTATCATTGAGTTCTTCTCTGTCGGGGCAAAGCAAGCTCAAGTTGCCAACAATATTAATACCTGA
- the LOC114404118 gene encoding CMP-sialic acid transporter 4-like, translating into MEYRKIKDEDEVRDAGVEDVGKSFLLSVPDNDLSAEAETKIDSHREKVKWKRKSVVTLALTVLTSSQAILIVWSKRAGKYEYSVTTANFMVETLKCAISLVALGRIWKKDGVNEDNRLTTTLDEVIVYPIPAALYLVKNLLQYYIFAYVDAPGYQILKNFNIISTGVLYRIILKKKLSEIQWAAFVLLAAGCTTAQLNSNSDRVLQTPFQGWVMAIVMALLSGFAGVYTEAIIKKRPSRNINVQNFWLYVFGMCFNAVAILVQDFDAVMNKGFFHGYSFITVLMIFNHALSGIAVSMVMKYADNIVKVYSTSVAMLLTAVVSVFLFGFHLSLAFFLGTVVVSVAIYLHSAGKIQR; encoded by the exons ATGGAATACAGGAAAATCAAAGACGAG gaTGAAGTTAGAGATGCGGGCGTTGAGGACGTTGGAAAATCATTTTTGCTGTCAG TCCCAGATAACGATTTGAGTGCTGAGGCAGAAACCAAAATTGACAGCCATAGGGAGAAAGTAAAGTGGAAGCGCAA GTCAGTTGTTACACTTGCATTGACTGTTCTTACTAGTTCGCAAGCCATTCTAATCGTTTGGTCCAAGAGAGCTGGCAAGTATGAGTATAGTGTCACTACTGCTAACTTTATG GTGGAGACTTTAAAATGTGCTATATCCCTGGTGGCCTTGGGAAGAATATGGAAAAAAGATGGTGTCAATGAGGACAACAG GTTGACTACAACCTTGGATGAAGTTATAGTGTATCCTATTCCAGCAGCACTTTACCTTGTCAAAAATTTGCTTCAG TATTACATCTTTGCATATGTAGATGCTCCAGGCTATCAAATATTGAAGAACTTTAATATCATCAGTACAGGTGTCCTATACAGAATTATACTTAAGAAAAA GCTAAGTGAGATTCAGTGGGCTGCTTTTGTTCTACTCGCTGCTGGGTGCACTACAGCCCAGTTGAATTCAAA TTCTGATCGTGTTCTTCAAACTCCCTTTCAAGGTTGGGTGATGGCAATT gtCATGGCTCTCTTGAGTGGTTTTGCAGGAGTATATACTGAG GCTATTATTAAAAAACGTCCTTCACGGAACATAAATGTTCAGAACTTCTGGTTGTATGTCTTTGGCATGTGTTTCAATGCTGTTGCAATATTGGTTCAAGATTTTGATGCGGTGATGAACAA GGGATTCTTCCATGGATATTCATTCATTACAGTTCTGATGATTTTCAACCATGCACTCAG TGGAATTGCAGTTTCAATGGTAATGAAGTATGCTGACAACATTGTGAAA GTGTATTCTACTTCAGTTGCAATGCTTCTTACAGCAGTTGTTTCTGTGTTCCTTTTTGGCTTCCATCTCTCCCTGGCCTTCTTCCTGGGCACAGT TGTTGTCTCTGTTGCAATTTATCTGCACTCTGCTGGGAAGATACAAAGATAA